The Eublepharis macularius isolate TG4126 chromosome 8, MPM_Emac_v1.0, whole genome shotgun sequence genome contains a region encoding:
- the LOC129335138 gene encoding uncharacterized protein K02A2.6-like: protein MALRDRLVCGLRNEKLQRWLFAKKELTFKTAHEEALAAEAAEQSAKEVRQSHTPPPSRRSEQVHQGCIEDLSSSEDDEEENQVGSPKSSHKPAPGYKKASTRKSDCHTVTIRHANVAQTSVQQLHRDEVASVCREFPAVFDGALGNYTGPPVSFDLDPAVAPIRLKPRRVPFALKPKIDEELDHLIEQGILEPVSHAKWETPIIFAKLDLAQAYQQLPVDEATAEAQTIVTHRRAFKVKRLQFGFLGFLIDAADIHPTPAKVRAIKSAPPPGSKKELQSFLGLLNFYHAFLPHKASVAEPLQRLLDSSAPWGWGRREAAAFEAVKKLLSSESVLTHFDEKKPLVLACDASPYGIGAVLSHRMHTGHEAPIAYFSRTLSAAERNYAQIDKEALAIVAGVKKFHDYLYGQKFLIATDHKPLLGLLAPDKQTPQILSPRMLRWTVFMSAYCYDLQHRPGKAMGHADALSRLPLADQGTDPSPAHHIMLLEDLPSPPLRASDVASHAAKDRTLSRVLNWVWRGWPSGQLAEEFRPFLIRQHELSVHKGCLLWGNRVVIPSKLRQQVLEALHNGHPGIVRMKAMARSYVWWPGMDRAIEEWVRTCQPCQETRPAPAQAPVHPWESARAPWSRLHIDFAGPFQGQTFLIVVDSYSKWLEVVPVSTMTTAVVIRALRQLFATHSLADTVVSDNGTQFTSAEFWQFLANNGIRQVTSAPFHPSTNGQAEQMVRTTKDSLRRIRQGDWQSRLAAFLLQQHVTPHSTTGRSPAELLMNRKLTVTLDRLHPDLAVKERPMPEGEVRTFQPGDLVYARDYSGRLPWVPASVDTAMGPVSYAVVAADGRKLRRHVDQLRRRWPTRTTGAESLPTPSVQDTVTQESDSEPIPQHAPTFSSPAAEASTTPENRAELSNGLPTTQTPAQLSDSHCPSPQVTIRRSQRTRTPPSHLKDYIC from the exons atggcacttcGGGACAGGTTGGTGTGTGGGCTGAGGAATGAAAAACTCCAAAGATGGCTATTTGCGAAGAAAGAGCTGACCTTCAAAACGGCACATGAGGAGGCACTCGCCGCTGAAGCAGCAGAACAATCCGCAAAAGAGGTCCGGCAGTCGCACACTCCCCCGCCGTCCCGCAGGTCCGAACAGGTACATCAGGGGTGcatagaggacctgtcatcatcagaggatgacgaGGAAGAG AACCAAGTAGGAtcgcccaagtccagccacaagCCTGCACCGGGCTACAAAAAGGCATCAACCCGCAAGAGCGACTGCCATACAGTCACAATACGCCACGCTAATGTAGCCCAGACTA GCGTGCAGCAGCTGCATCGTGATGAGGTAGCATCAGTGTGCAGAGAGTTTCCAGCAGTCTTCGACGGGGCCCTTGGCAATTACACAGGACCGCCTGTCTCATTTGACTTAGACCCAGCCGTGGCCCCCATCcgcctgaagcctcgcagggttccatttgcactcaagccaaagatagatgaggaactggatcATCTGATCGAACAGGGGATCCTGGAACCAGTTTCTCACGCCAAATGGGAAACTCCCATT atttttgccaagcttgacctggcacaggcttaccaacaaCTACCTGTGGACGAGGCGACGGCCGAAGCCCAAACGATCGTGACACACCGGAGGGCGTTCAAGGTTAAAAGACTACAATTCGGC ttcctgggattcctcattgacgcaGCCGATATTCACCCCACACCAGCAAAGGTACGGGCCATTAAAAGTGCgcctcctccaggatcaaagaaggaactacaatcattcctgggcctattaaacttctaccacgccttcttgccacataaggcctCAGTTGCAGAACCCCTGCAACGTCTCCTAGATTCCTCtgccccctgggggtggggcagaagagaagctgcggcgtttgaagcagtaaaaaaactactgtcgtcagagagcgtgctgacacactttgatgagaaaaaaccGCTCGTACTCGCCTGCGATgcctccccatatggtatcggagctgtcctaagccacagaatgcatacCGGGCATGAAGCGCCCATCGCCTACTTTTCAAGAACCTTGTCGGCTGCGGAACggaactatgcccaaatagacaaggaagctctggcaatcgTAGCTGGAGTGAAAAAGTTTCATGATTACCTCTACGGCCAgaagttcctcatcgcaaccGACCACAAACCGCTCCTGGGACTACTCGCTCCAGACAAGCAAACGCCCCAAATCCTTTCGCCCAGGATGCTGCGGTGGACagtgttcatgtctgcctactgctacgacttacagcaccgccccggcaaagcaatgggacatgccgacgccctgagccgcctgccacttgctgaccaggggaccgacccatctccagctcatcacatcatgctgctaGAAGACTTGCCGAGTCCACCACTCAGAGCCTCCGATGTGGCGTCACATGCTGCTAAAGATCGCACCCTCAGCcgcgttctcaactgggtgtggagggggtggccatcaggccagctggccgaagagtttcggccgttcctcattagacagcacgaactctcagtacacaagggctgtctgctatggggaaacagagtggtaatccccagcaaactgagacaacaagtgctggaggcactacacaACGGACACCCAGGCATAGTGCGTATGAAGGCAATGGCGCGCAGCTATGTatggtggccaggcatggatagggctatcgaggaatgggtccgcacctgtcagccgtgccaagaaacacgcccagctccagcgcaagccccagtacatccttgggagtcagcaagagcaccctggtcgagactccacattgattttgcagggccgtttcagggacaaaccttcctaatagttgtggactcttattcaaagtGGCTAGAAGTTGTCCCTgtctccacaatgactactgctgtggtcattagggccctacgtcagctgtttgcaacacacagtttggctgacacggtagtatcggataacggaacacaattcacATCAGCTgagttctggcagttcctggccaacaacggcatcaggcaagtcacgtctgctccattccacccttccaccaatgggcaggcagaacagatggtgcggacaacaaaggacagccttcggcgaatccgccaaggagactggcaatcgcgattggctgcgttcctgttacagcaacacgtcacGCCGCATTCCACGACAGGGCGTAGCCCCGCTGAGCTACTGATGAACAGGAAGCTCACAGTGACTCTCGACAGACTGCACCCCGACCTAGCGGTCAAGGAAAGGCCCATGCCAGAAGGAGAGGTAAGGACCTTCCAGCCGGGAGATCTTGTATATGCCCGCGACTACAGCGGacgtctgccatgggtgcctgcgTCCGTGGACACCGCAATGGGACCAGTATCGTACGCTGTTGTCGCTgcggatggcaggaaactacgaaGACATGTGGACCAGCTACGACGCAGATGGCCGACCAGGACAACGGGAGCCGAGAGCTTACCAACGCCCAGTGTACAGGACACCGTCACTCAAGAATCGGACAGTGAACCTATACCACAGCATGCACCAACATTCAGCTcaccggctgcagaggcaagtactaccCCCGAGAACCGAGCGGAATTAAGTAACGGGCTGCCAACCACCCAAACACCGGCTCAATTGTCGGACTCACATTGTCCCTCACCTCAAGTGACCATACGGAGGTCCCAGCGGACTCGGActcctcccagccacctgaaagaCTATATTTGTTAG